The nucleotide window CTGAAACGCTTCCTTGTTTCAGCCGGTATTCTTGTAACATGCGAGGAAATGCATGCGCAGATCTGTTATGATTTGGGATGTTTGCACTTTGCTCACACTTTCTATGAGAAAGCCAGAGAAATGTTTGGACACGTTGGGttagaataaatttttttaaatcagcTTGAATTTTTCAGATGAGAATATTATTCTTTATTATGTTCTTGATTTTTTCCTTTTATCATAAGTCACAGTTTGAAATTGTCACTACGGTATCACTATGCTGTGGTGTTAAGATTACAAGCATACCATAACCACCGATCCTGCTTATTTCTTGCTCAACAGTGAATGGCTCAAGCGACTTCCTGAGAAATCCTCGCAATTTTGCAACATTGATGAAACAACACTGGCTGGTTATCAAACAGCCTGTGCCATGATGAACAAGCAAGGTACTGTGTTTTAAATATTCATCCCACACTAAAACACATAATTCATCACATATAATTCAACACATGTCTACAGTACATATATATGTTAGAGATGTGCTGCAAGGAAGTTAATTCAGGTTTGTGCAAACCCGGATATTGTGACGGTTGACTCTAACGAATCTTGAATCTATTCGTAGTAGAACAAAGCgataaaatttcattcaaaagtTGCCAAACCTTCCTTGTAAGATGACGTATTTCTTTAACAAATCGCTTTGTTCCCAAAGTAATGTTTAAAACGcgattgaaaaagaaaaatcagtaaaaaaatggccttcattgtaagtactgttGACTTTATCTTGGCTTCACTGGGAAATGAGATCATTACTTTTTACCAAAGCcagtaagttttgtaagttatattgTATTTGGGTTCGCCattcttattatttttgtttgccaAAATTTTCCGCAAAGATAATATTCGTcaaatctattcgggtttgcaTTCGTATTGGCCCATccttaatatatatatatattatataaccTACTGTGGTCAATAAGTATTGCTATGCCCTCTTAGCAAACAAATAGGACGGTCCAATGGTGTTAAAGAGTATACTGAATGACGTTAGACTGGTACATGGCGATAGATTGACATGTTTTTTTAACTGTATTACAGTTCCTAATTCAAATTTGGAAGACTCGGGTGATAATGAAAgcctgtttttgaaaattagaAGCTGTCTAACAAAGAAAGGCTCAGTTCTTCGTGAGCTACGAGAATTAATTCTTGAAGATGTTTACAGAAAAGAATTATCTACTGCGTTTTTAGATGAGGTTTGATTTTTGTCATACGTTTGATCTTTTTGTAAAAGCATTCATTGTTGTATTTTGGAATATTTTAAACTTCCATGGTATCAGTTAATCAAAGTTAAATCAAACCTCTTAGTCATCTACTATATTTGGTGTTTTTATATTAAACCATTGTTACAGACAATTTATGTAGTCTTACAAAGATATGTATTACTTTGTGTTGATGTGTTAGCAAGTTTTCTGCTTTGTTAGGTGGAACTTGAATTAATTAGAAACCAGGGTAACTTTTGTGGAAGTGATACAATTTTTGATGTAAAATGGTGCAATGCGATACGACGGGCAATAAGAGGGCTTGATCAGCCAACTGGCCTATGGACCTATGACATGAACATTGCACAGTTGCAGAGAATAGTCGGTTAGTATTTAAATTGTACAATCATGTTTTAGTACAGTAgcagtatttttaaaaagatgtAGTTTGGCAGTGTTTGTGGGCATTACTGTAATTTAGCTAACttgttgtaaacatttttgatATTATTACTGAGATTCGTGTCTGTGCTATATTTATGCATATACTCAGAGCTTATTTGTTTTTCTAGCACTTTCTGATGTTGTACTTTAACTCTATTCCTCGTTTATTGTTTGTTCGGCACAACTTTTTCTGTTTATAATTGTATTTAGTCAAGTGTTACTATTTGAAAGTGTTCAAGTACTTAGTATTTAACCAATGCCATTGATTTTGTCAAATAATACGAATTTTACTAATCATAAGTTGTGCATCACATCCTTCTTTTACAGTTCTTTTTCTGCAGGTTTTGTTCAGCAAGTTGCTGGCTATGTTAATCAGACTGAAAGCAAATGCCTTGGTAGGTTTTTATATTCGATGGCTAACAACTTTTCGGACAGAACTTTGAGAGAACAATTGCTTAATTTTGAAGTGAGTTAATACTGGATTTGTTGAACACATATTTCAGGTTGTTGCCTTAGTCGCAAAGGTCTCAAGTTACCTGTTGTTATCAATGATTATTActtaatcaattaattatttataaccttgttggttattttttgtatatttttaaaattaaaacaatgatgcGTCCGCAGATAACCCGTCGCCTTATTGGCGTCGACCATCGAAACGAACTACTCGTGCGATTACAAACAGAAAATCAGCGCCCACTAGTGTTGGAAAACGAATCGCCAGCAAGTCCGGAAATGATGTCAGAGTCAACTCCGAGCAAGACTCAAATCTCTGAACTGGAACAAACCTTACTCTGCACATTTGAACcttatttaataaaagacaCGCTCAATCAACTTCACAAGGTGGCTGATGGCAAGAATTTCTTCAACTTATGCCACCAGTGGGAATTACCGGTTGTTTATGCGACTGCTATAAGTTCAGCGACTTCGGAGGCTATGCGATATGACTTCATTTATATTATGATCGCGAAATCTTTCCACTGTTTTCTGGATGGCGACTTCAGCGCTGCAAAGCAGCTGCTTTCCTTCCTTAACGTAAGTTGAAAATGCTCCTAGATATGCGACCCTAAAAGTGTCTAAAAACGTCCGACTTACGAAATGCACTCTACGTTATATTATTTTTGGCTTAATGATATCTGCTTGATGAACGCAGTCAACTTTGCTTTCGAACGAAGAACCTAAGATGAAAAAAATCATTGGCAACGAGTTACTAAAAATAGAGCTTACAGAATTGCTGGCAGATGAAAGGTaagtttaaatattgtttatttattttaacacCGATTCTGATTAGAttataaatgaaaaacatACTTGGTTGGTTGATTTTGTTACGTAGTTATTAGCCAAAAATTACCTGCATTGACTGTATTTCTATCATTTCTGCGAAACACAGTCTTAATTATGGTGACCCCGAAGAATGCGGAGAACTGCGCACCCAGCTTTCTGATGTCGTGAGCCGTTGTCGTCAGATTTTATCCAGTTCCGATCAATCAAACCTACCAGCTGGCTTGCCTAATCTGTGCACGGCTATGTTGCTTAACTTGGAAGATTTGACTTTCTTTATGGGTGGTATGTCGTGTGTACTCTTTCGCGTTtacattgataataattaataactatTATTCAATGGACTTAAACGTTGCAATGTACCACGTTGGTTACAGTTAACGTTTATAGTTATCAGAACTACTTCTACCGCGCCATCGCTGAAGCTTTCCTGCATGCTGGCCTTGGTGCGAACTGGATTAGTCGACCGGTCCATGGATACTCGAAAGCCGGCAAGCGAATTGTGGTCTGCCGCAATGGTCATATTTTCTACTGCATCAACCGCAAGCGGTTCAGCAAGCGCGAGGAATTCGTCAAAAAAGCAACAAGTTGAGCCTTTGCGAAATCTTCTTCCGGCAAATGCTATTATTTCCCGACCGGCCTTAATTGAATTCgcaaaacttattaaaaacCCCTGTATTCTCAACGTAAGTTGTCGCAACTTCAACCTGGATAACATATAAGGATACCAATACCAAATTAACCTTGGTATAGCACGTCAATTCGGTTAGATTTggattgaaaaaaacaactacTACAGAATCACTTTCAGTTTTCCCTAAACTAATTCagcaaaaatttaatgtaaaaataaaggTAAAACTACATATGTAGTTACTTGTcgttgttatttaaaatttttagataATCGTTTCCCTTTTGGTCCATCTTCACCGTCTTTGTCGAACGGACATTGTCTCCGACATCACTTCTCCTGGTACCGGCTCCATAAATGCGATGTGGCCGACCAACTTGGACGGCGCTCCTCTCAGTGGTCCGTGCGTCACGCTCGCTTTGAGAGAAGTTGTCGCTTATTGCATCACACTGGCCCCCAGGAACAAGTCATGGATTCGAACCCAGGTAAGATTGCCTGAACTATTGCCATTTAAAAATTCCGCCTTAAACATCacattgaaattatttgttatttccaTGTTTTTTCAATCCCTGTATCACATTGATGTAAAGTgattttagttaattcttggttgaatttctacGACTTTTTTCAGTCTTGctgattttaaaaagaaaattattcataGCTTGCGTGCAATGGCAACGCACgccaacaaaaattgtgtatGTATATTTTCGTTGACTATATGTATCTTTGTGTATAATACTCCATAACAAGAGCATTCATTTGCTCGTTTGGCTGTAGTCAAAACTAACCTTTGACACATAAACCACTTAAGGCGGATATTCACTATGCGTTTAACAACTACTGCGCTGCATTGCGAGTATACCTTATACTGGGAACTTATGACACCAATTACTTCAACGATATCTCATCAGATGGTCCCTATGATGACGAACAGGTATATACAGTAGCCTTacgttttaaaaaagaaatttatttttgtattttatttgcgTTTTGAACAAACAATGGGTATGATTTCTTAATGATTAGGTAGTTCAGCGCATGATAAAATGCTGCATGCAAATGAAATGCTTCACACAGGCTGCAGTGCTTTGCCAACTTTTGAAGGATGTTGATTATTCCACAGCGTTTAAGGTAAAGTGGAACATTTACTTGagattttattattcactacCAAATTacgaataagtaaatcaaacaaagaaaGGTTACTGGATGTTGGTTAAATGGCAAAATGTCCTGTTTTAACAATTCAAGTGGCGTCGctcataaaataataaatttcttGTTTCTCCAGGCCCTTCAAGAGAACAGAGACCGTACAGACGCGGCAGAGGTCCACTATCTAGAGCACATATGGGACGTTCAATTGCTTGAACACGCCGCTTTTGAACACAGAGAATCAGGAGAAAGCTTGAAGAAGGTTGTTGCCGTCAGTGCCTCCACACGGCCAGAACTTAATCAAAACAACGAACCGCGCGTTGGCGCCAGAGCGAAAGCATGTCGAAAAACTCGATTTTTTCAAACCATGGCTCGACATTATTTGTGTTTATGACGCAAATACACGCAAACACATAAGCTTTGTTATGAGTTTAGGTAACGATATTGAACAAGAAGCTAGAATTGAGAGTGCTTTATTGCTAGTGTGACGGTTTCAACCATATTGCCGTAGCTCCTTGTTCATACACAGAAACGTTAAACCAGAATCAAAAAGTTATGCACTCTTGCATGCATTTATGCAATCAGGTTGGAAATACGTTCTCTACGACAATTTATCTGCCTTACCATGCACAAGATAAACAATATATAGaatactttttttctaaatagcGGTGCATAAAAGTATTGTTTTCGGTTAGAAGTTAAATACAGTCAAGAAAAACTCGTTATTTAGAAGATTCCATTactttaattgtttaaaagcaaacaacGGTTCTTGGGTAATCATAGTGTCATAGATTTTCACATTTCGTCCAGAAATATAGGGGAATAAGAAGATTGAACACTCCTTTTATTGACTTAACCCTGGAGAGCAATTGTTCTTTGCTCCGGGAATGTTTATATCTGCTTGTATTTTATCTATCCCCATAACGGTTCAACGCAGTAACTACCAGTGCCCGTACTTCTATATCAAAGTGACATAATTTAAGTCTAAAAATATTCTAATTGTTAGATGTTTTATCAAATGTTCTTATAAAATGTTATGCCGGGTCCGTCTATGTTTTCATCCGTTTATAAATGAACCAGTTTTTTTGTAAGTTCTCGAAATTCCCCCAATTGTAAACACCGGAGACGGCCGCATCAATACGAGTGAATTTATCATCTCGAGTGCGACAATCgtgtttctttgttgttttcaaaacaagctCCCACAAGGTACATAGCTACGAGCACCGCCCATTTAAAGAGACGCTGGCAACCGGCCGAACATTCAGCTTAGCAGCACGCTCGTGTAAAAGCTCATTACACGCGCTGAAGTTGTTTAAATCCACAGTTGAGTACCAAAAAGTGCTTTCATGGAAAACGTAGCCTTTTGGAAGCTCAGTGAAAATGTTAGCAAAGCTTAACTAATTTAGTCGAGTGTTACTAGGATAATGTTGACATTGCTGTCATTTTCGGACGTAGGGAACAAAAGTTTATAGTTTCCTGGA belongs to Clavelina lepadiformis chromosome 6, kaClaLepa1.1, whole genome shotgun sequence and includes:
- the LOC143461926 gene encoding integrator complex subunit 8-like isoform X1, whose product is MSMNNLLYPSTYFKADNNVPAWYEFLLKSELLAEHLSNPDPEPSGCSLIKQFFDQANKPVNDQGQILPPPDNKKNRSLKFLALQSAALLQWDLDIFEKRLPIVARHQLFMEFMKACKTGIPLAQQTDLGNAIEKLHDHALMSLVLYCRWSARTVVKSTFPSKPGGRVTPTVPQSVPYQANAQQRCDELRDQIVGMLKDQIYDIVQFLEAILHHVKRVVYLPNHTVFETQQLCEGNAAGILVTCEEMHAQICYDLGCLHFAHTFYEKAREMFGHVGEWLKRLPEKSSQFCNIDETTLAGYQTACAMMNKQVPNSNLEDSGDNESLFLKIRSCLTKKGSVLRELRELILEDVYRKELSTAFLDEVELELIRNQGNFCGSDTIFDVKWCNAIRRAIRGLDQPTGLWTYDMNIAQLQRIVGFVQQVAGYVNQTESKCLGRFLYSMANNFSDRTLREQLLNFEITRRLIGVDHRNELLVRLQTENQRPLVLENESPASPEMMSESTPSKTQISELEQTLLCTFEPYLIKDTLNQLHKVADGKNFFNLCHQWELPVVYATAISSATSEAMRYDFIYIMIAKSFHCFLDGDFSAAKQLLSFLNSTLLSNEEPKMKKIIGNELLKIELTELLADESLNYGDPEECGELRTQLSDVVSRCRQILSSSDQSNLPAGLPNLCTAMLLNLEDLTFFMGVIRTTSTAPSLKLSCMLALVRTGLVDRSMDTRKPASELWSAAMVIFSTASTASGSASARNSSKKQQVEPLRNLLPANAIISRPALIEFAKLIKNPCILNIIVSLLVHLHRLCRTDIVSDITSPGTGSINAMWPTNLDGAPLSGPCVTLALREVVAYCITLAPRNKSWIRTQADIHYAFNNYCAALRVYLILGTYDTNYFNDISSDGPYDDEQVVQRMIKCCMQMKCFTQAAVLCQLLKDVDYSTAFKALQENRDRTDAAEVHYLEHIWDVQLLEHAAFEHRESGESLKKVVAVSASTRPELNQNNEPRVGARAKACRKTRFFQTMARHYLCL
- the LOC143461926 gene encoding integrator complex subunit 8-like isoform X2, translated to MCKTKKADNNVPAWYEFLLKSELLAEHLSNPDPEPSGCSLIKQFFDQANKPVNDQGQILPPPDNKKNRSLKFLALQSAALLQWDLDIFEKRLPIVARHQLFMEFMKACKTGIPLAQQTDLGNAIEKLHDHALMSLVLYCRWSARTVVKSTFPSKPGGRVTPTVPQSVPYQANAQQRCDELRDQIVGMLKDQIYDIVQFLEAILHHVKRVVYLPNHTVFETQQLCEGNAAGILVTCEEMHAQICYDLGCLHFAHTFYEKAREMFGHVGEWLKRLPEKSSQFCNIDETTLAGYQTACAMMNKQVPNSNLEDSGDNESLFLKIRSCLTKKGSVLRELRELILEDVYRKELSTAFLDEVELELIRNQGNFCGSDTIFDVKWCNAIRRAIRGLDQPTGLWTYDMNIAQLQRIVGFVQQVAGYVNQTESKCLGRFLYSMANNFSDRTLREQLLNFEITRRLIGVDHRNELLVRLQTENQRPLVLENESPASPEMMSESTPSKTQISELEQTLLCTFEPYLIKDTLNQLHKVADGKNFFNLCHQWELPVVYATAISSATSEAMRYDFIYIMIAKSFHCFLDGDFSAAKQLLSFLNSTLLSNEEPKMKKIIGNELLKIELTELLADESLNYGDPEECGELRTQLSDVVSRCRQILSSSDQSNLPAGLPNLCTAMLLNLEDLTFFMGVIRTTSTAPSLKLSCMLALVRTGLVDRSMDTRKPASELWSAAMVIFSTASTASGSASARNSSKKQQVEPLRNLLPANAIISRPALIEFAKLIKNPCILNIIVSLLVHLHRLCRTDIVSDITSPGTGSINAMWPTNLDGAPLSGPCVTLALREVVAYCITLAPRNKSWIRTQADIHYAFNNYCAALRVYLILGTYDTNYFNDISSDGPYDDEQVVQRMIKCCMQMKCFTQAAVLCQLLKDVDYSTAFKALQENRDRTDAAEVHYLEHIWDVQLLEHAAFEHRESGESLKKVVAVSASTRPELNQNNEPRVGARAKACRKTRFFQTMARHYLCL